One Sporosarcina sp. FSL W8-0480 genomic window, TCTGGAGTAGCATGCCTAAAGTTTGTTTTTTCCATAACTGTAACACGTTCATCACTTCTTATTTTCCAAGCAAGCTGATTGGTGCCTACATCTAATGCGTAACAATGCTTGGCTCCATTCTGTAGTGCGCAGTCGGTAAAACCGCCTGTGGATGATCCGATGTCCAATACGATTTTATCCTCTACAGTCATATCAAATACTTCCAATGCTTTTTCCAGTTTCAAACCGCCACGGCTCACATATTTCAAAACCGCCCCTTTTACAGTTAAAGGGGCGTCAATCTTAATCTTTTCTCCGGGTTTATCCAATCTTGTTTCAGCAGAAAATACGATTCCTGCCATTATCGAGCGTTTTGCCTGTTCCCTTGTTTCCACTAAACCTCTTTGAACAAGCAGAACATCTACGCGCTCCTTCTGTTGACCGTTTGTCATACAATTTCCCTCGCAACATTGGTCTTGGCAACTGCTTTTTCCATTGTTCTCACGACATTTTCGCAAGTCAAATCGATTTCTTCGAGCAATCTATCTACACTTCCATGTTCGATGTATTCGTCAGGTATGCCTAATCTGCTAATCGAAATATGTTCCATTGATACATCATGTGCATATTCAAGTACAGCGCTACCAAATCCGCCCGCCAATACAGCCTCTTCAACCGTGACTATTGGTTTCCCGTCCTTGAATATCTCATCAAGCATATCCGTATCAAGGGGCTTGATAAACCTTGCATTTACCACTTTTACATCTATGCCCTTTCGAGAAAGTGTTTCAGCCGCCTCGATAGCCATTGGAATTGTCGTTCCGAATGTCAAAATTGTCCCGTCAGTACCTTCACGAAGCACTTCCCATGTTCCGATTGGAATAGTTTTCAGCTTTTCGTCCATTACGACCCCAAGTCCATTGCCCCGCGGATAACGCATTGCTATCGGACCATCATCATAACTTAAAGCAGTCCTTACCATATGCTGACCTTCATTCTCATCTTTCGGCATCATAATGACAATGTTTGGCATATGTCGTAAAAATGCAATATCAAATACGCCTTGATGGGTTTCCCCGTCCGCTCCTACAAGTCCTGCACGATCAATTCCAATGAAAACATTTAGTTTTTGACGAGTTATATCATGTAAAACTTGGTCATACGCCCGTTGCAAGAAAGTCGAGTAGATTGCCAAAAACGGCTTCATTCCTTGAGTTGCAAGGCCCGCTGCCATTGTCGCGGCATGCTGTTCTGCGATACCAACATCGAAGAAGCGTTCCGGGAATTCAGCCGCGAACGATTCGAGTTTGGAACCAACAGGCATCGCTGGTGTGATTGCTGCCACACGCTTATCATCACGCGCAATCTTCCTGACTGTTTCTGAAACCAACCCACTCCAAGAAGGCGCGTTTGTCGCTGATTTTACAAAATCCCCTGTTTCAATTTTATATGGACCAGTTCCATGCCAAGTTCCAATCTTGTCGTTTTCCGCTGGTCTATATCCCTTACCTTTTTTAGTAATTACATGCAGGAGGACAGGGCCTTCCATTTTTTTAGCGTATTGGATATTTCGTTCCAAATCAGTAAAATCATGTCCGTCAATCGGACCAAGATACGTAAATCCAAGCTCCTCAAAAAACACTCCTGAAACGAGTAAATACTTCAAGCTATCCTTCACCCGTTCAGCAGCGGCTGCAACCTTCCCGCCAACAGCTGGAATCCTTTTTAGAATGTATTCCAATTCATCCTTGGCACTGTTATACTTTCCGGCGGTTCTCAGTTTTCCAAGTATAGCGTGAAGTGCACCTACGTTAGGAGCAATTGACATTTCATTGTCATTAAGAATTACGATCATATTCGTTTTAAGATGGCCAATATGATTTAATGCTTCTAAAGCCATACCGCCTGTCAACGCCCCATCTCCAATGACCGGTATGACATAGTTCGAGCCACCTACCATATCTCTTGCTGCTGCCATACCCATCGCTGCGGAAAGTGATGTTGAACTATGACCTGTTTCCCACACATCATGTGCACTTTCTGACATCTTCGGGAATCCGCATAATCCTTTATATTGGCGTAATGTATCAAATTGTCCCGCTCGGCCTGTTAAAATCTTATGCACGTATGCTTGATGACCAACGTCCCATATAATCTTGTCTTGTGGGCTATCAAACAGTTTATGCAATGCGATTGTCAATTCAACAACGCCCAAATTCGGTCCAATATGACCACCTGTTGTCGACAGGTTATGAATAAGGAATTTCCGGATTTCTTTTGCCAATTCCATCATTTGTTCTTTATCAAGTTTTTTTAAAAACGATGGATTCGCTATTTGAGTGAGGTCCACTACTATCACACACCTTCATAATTTGATTGCCACGTTTGCGTCAGTAATGTTTTCATTATATCAAGAAGGCTCTTTAATAGAAACTTTTTGGCGAAAATCTGCATAACAGGCTGTTTTTACTTTTAACGATTAAACATTTCTATGCACAATATAGTCAGCAAAATGTTTTAACATGGAGTTTTCCTTTTTTATAAAAGAAAGGCACTTTATTGCGTTTTGGTGATATTTTTCAAGTTGATGCTTAGCACCTTCAAGACCAAGGAGCGATGGATAAGTCGACTTTTCACTTGCCGCATCACTGTTTGCTGTTTTACCAAGTTGCTCGGTAGTTGAAGTGACGTCAAGAATATCATCTTGAATTTGGAAAGCCAGTCCTATATTTGTTGCATATTCCCGAAGTTGGACCAACTCCTCTTCATTTGCATCGGCAAGAATTGCACCGGCTTCAATACAGAATGATAATAATGCGCCCGTCTTATTTCGGTGCACTTCTTCAAGCTCATCAAGCGTCAAAGTTGAACTTTCGCCTTCCATATCAAGTATTTGGCCACCGACCATTCCATCAGCACCTGATGCATCGGCAAGAAGTGCAATTAGTTTAACAATCTTCTCAGGACTTGTATGTTGTAAAGACGCTAAAATCCCAAAAGCAACCGTTTGCAAAGCATCACCGGCAAGGACTGCAGTAGCTTCCCCATACACTTTGTGGTTCGTAGGTTTACCTCTTCTGAAATCATCATCATCCATGCATGGTAAGTCGTCATGGATGAGGGAATATGTATGAATAAGTTCTGCTGCACAAGCAACTTTCAAAGCATCTTCCGAAACAGTTTTTTCGAAATCAGTCAATACTGATAGGACAAGAAGTGGTCTTATTCGTTTTCCGCCCGCATTGACAGAGTATAGCATTGATTCTTTCAAATTTGTTGGGGAATTTTCAGATTGGATTAATCGATTCATCTCCGCATCAACAAGGGGTGTCTTTTCTGATATAAATTGCTGCAATTCATTATTCATCGGAATCTTGTCCTTTCGCCGGATTGAACGGGGTTGGTTTCCCTTCATTATCAATTATAGTAATTAGCTGTTCTTCTGCATCTTGCAATTTACCATGGCAATATGCAGATAGTTCCATTCCCCTTTTATAAAGTGTAATGGCGTCTTCCAAAGGGACATCCCCTGATTCCAACTTTTGAACGATGTCTTCCAATTTTGTCATCGCCTCTTCAAATCGGAGTGTTTCATTACTCATCTGACCCATCCTCCTTGTCATTGATTTTGATTGACTTGATGTCCGCTTCTACCGTCCCATCTTGCAGCCGGACTTGTACTGTTGAACCCTCTTCAAGGCTTTTTACGGAATTGATGACATTTCCTTCTTTATAAACAATCGAATAGCCGCGTTCCATCACGTCCAAAGGGTTTAGCGCCCTTAACATTCTAATGATGGAATTAAATTCATCATTGTTTTTACGCATATCGCTTTGAATCGAACGTGTCATTCTTTCTGTTAGGAAGTCAATATTTCTACCTTCCTCTTTTATTCGCTGCAACGGTGAATAAAATGAAAGCATTCCTTCCAAACGCTCATGCTTGAGCTTACGATTCTTAGTTATGTCATTTTTGCTTCTTAATAACCTATCGTCCAAGTTAGCCAATTTTTCAGTGAAAGGACGATAAAGTCTTTCAGGGAATTGTAAAGGATACGATTGCTGCGTTGTTGTCAATCTTTTTCTTTCTTGTTTAATTTGATGTGAAAACGACCTATAGATTGAGCGTTTACGATCCAATATCCTATCAAATAATTCTTCACGTGAAGGAACTGCAAGTTCAGCCGCTGCGGTTGGCGTAGGGGCCCTCATATCGGCAACAAAATCTGCAATTGTTGTATCCGTCTCATGACCAACTGCGCTAATGATCGGTATGCGACATGAAAAGATTGCCCTCGCTACTATTTCTTCATTAAAAGCCCATAAATCCTCTATCGAACCACCACCACGGCCGATTATTAGAACATCAATTGAACCATAAGACTCGGCTGAACTGATTGCTTCAACTATCGATGGCGCAGCTTGTGGACCTTGAACGACGGCAGGGAACAAACAGATTTCCGCCAAAGGATAACGGCGCGCTATGGTGGAGCAGATATCCCGAATCGCAGCTCCGGACTGTGCAGTAATGACACCGATTTTCCTTGGAAGTGAAGGTAATCTCTGTTTCCATCTTTCATCGAAAAGTCCTTCTTTTGCCAACTCTTTCTTCAGTTGTTCAAATGCAAGATAAAGAGCACCGACACCATCTGGTTGCATCGTTTGGACGTATAACTGATATTGGCCACTTGCTTCAAATACATTCACGTCTCCTGTTATAAGGACGTTCATCCCTTCTTCAGGTTTGAACTTTAGTGAATTTGCTGCAGAACGGAACATGGCAGATTGGATCCTGCTTTTATCATCCTTCAATGTAAAATAAATATGCCCACTTGGATGGATCTTAACATTGGATAATTCACCTTTCACAAAAACATTTCTAAGGTAAGGATCCGCCTCAAACTTCCGTTTTATGTATTTTGTTAATGTATAGACAGAGAGATAAGGATTTTCGGTCATCTTTTCACCTCCAAATTGCAGACGATATAAACGCTGTCTTTCATGCGAAAAACAGCGTCCAGACACCATTACTTATAAGTATTTTAACTGCTTTACATTCCTTCAAGCATGCAGATTGCTTTTCATCTTTTCACTTGCAAGCTCCGCGCTTTGGAGTGTATTTTTCAAAAGCATTGTAATTGTCATCGGACCTACTCCACCAGGTACAGGTGTAATAGCTGAAGCTACTTCTTTCGCTTTTTCAAAATCGACATCACCGCATAATTTACCATTCTCATCACGGTTCATACCGACGTCGATAACAACCGCACCATCTTTAATATGCTCGTCCGTTACGAACTTGGCACGACCGATGGCAACAATGAGAATATCCGCTTGTTTTGTATAGAACGAAAGATCCTTCGTTTTCGAATGGCAGTATGTGACCGTTGCATCTTTTTGAAGCAGCAATTGCCCCATCGGTTTGCCGACGATATTACTTCTACCGATAACGACAACATGTTTTCCTGCAATTTCAACACCAGTACGCTCAAGCATTTCCATTATTCCGTGTGGTGTACAAGGAAGGTACGCCACCTGGCCAATCATCATTTTACCTACATTTTGAGGATGGAAGCCATCTACATCCTTGCTAGGGTCTATCTTTTGAATGACTAAATCTTCATTGATATGTTCTGGTAAAGGCAATTGAACTAAAATCCCGTGTATGGAATCGTCTTGATTCAACTTTTCCACTTGTTCCAATAGCTCATTTTCAGAAACAGTCGCCGGTAATTTGATCACTTCGGATCTTATTCCGACCTCAATACTTGATTTCTCTTTATTACTTACGTATGTCTTTGAAGCGGGATTATCTCCAACGAGAATTACTGCGAGGCCCGGCGTTGTGTTAGATGATTTCAAGTTGCTGACACCTTGCTTAATTTCCTCCCTGAGTTCTTTTCCGATAGCTACACCATTGATCAATTGAGCAGTCATCTATTTCCCCTCCACATAAGTATGTTATTTTTCTTCAAATTTGGATAGGACGCCATTCACAAAACGGCCGGATTTCTCATCCCCAAATTGTTTACAAAGTTCAATCGCTTCATTCAGAACAACTCGATGTGGTACGTCTTCATTGTGAAGAAGTTCATAAACAGCCATTCTGAGGACTGTTCTTTCAATCTTCGGCAACCGATCAAGCGACCAATTTTCAAGTTTTTCTGCGAGTACCACATCTATTTCTTCACGGTATTGAGTAGTTCCTTTGACAAGGGATTCATAGAAAGGGTCAATCGGGCTTTCTGTGATATATGTTATTGCTTCCTCAATTGACATTTCTGTGTTATCTAACTGAAAAAGGGTTTGGACCGCTTTTTCACGAGCTTCTCTTCGTTTCATACATTTGTCTCCTTCGCCACTATATCTCTTGGGCACTATCATAGCATATTCGGTTGATGAAGATATAGCAGGACAAGTTGAAAAGCACCATCCGACGGACGATGCTTTTCTTCTTATTCGTTATCATCTGTTACATCAAAATCGATACCTGTTACATGGACATTTATTTCTTTCGTTTCAAGTGAGGTCATGTTGAGTACGGCGTGGCGGATCTGTTTTTGGATTTCGGTTGCTACTTCAGGTATTGGGTAGCCGTATTGGACGACGCAGTAGACGTCGACGATGAGTTTATCTTCTATCCAATCAATCTTGACACCTTTTCCATGAAACACTTTTCCGAACTTTTCTGCAACTCCTGTTGCGAAGTTGCCTTTTGTTGTTGCGACACCTTCTACTTCGTTTGTAGCGATGCCGATGATTACTTCGAGGACTTCAGGAGCTAACTGGACGCGTCCTAATACCGCGTCTCCATTTGAACTTTTTCCTGCAAATGAAGGATTTGTTTTATCAGCCATTCCACTTCTCCTCCTAATCTGTAAATCGGATTTCCGTTTCAGGCGGACGCGTTCCGGGGGGCGGGCGGTGAGCCTCCTCGGTCGCTACGCGACACTGCGGGGTCTCACCTGTCCCGCTAATCCCCCAGGAGTCGCCGCCTTCCACTTCAATCCTAAGATAAACCTTGAAATATAAAAATAATTACAAATCAATCCATTACGGAGTATTTCTCAAGGAATTTTGTGTCGAAGTCGCCGGATTTGAACACTTCGTTGTTCATTAGGTTGTAATGGAACGGGACGGTTGTTTCCACGCCTTCGATAATGAATTCGTCGAGTGCACGTTTCATCCTTGCTACCGCTTCTTCGCGTGTATCTGCATGGACGATGAGTTTTGCTACCATTGAATCATAGAATGGTGGGATTGAGTAGCCGTTATAAACAGCAGAGTCTACCCTTACCCCATATCCACCTGGAGGCATATACATTGTAACTTTACCAGGGGACGGCATGAAGTTTTTCGATGGGTTTTCAGCATTTATACGGCACTCAATCGACCATCCGTTGATTTTAATGTCTTTTTGACGGAATTCTAGTTTTTCACCTGCAGCAACTTTTAATTGTTGTTGGATTAAATCTATTCCAGTAATCATCTCAGTGACAGGATGTTCTACCTGGATACGTGTGTTCATTTCCATGAAGTAGAACTTTTGATTAATATGATCGAATATGAATTCAACTGTTCCTGCTCCACGGTAATTAACGGCTTTTGCAGCCTTTACAGCTGCGTCACCCATTTGCTCCCTGATTTTAGGAGTTAAGGCAGGTGACGGAGCTTCCTCTACAAGCTTCTGCATCCTTCTTTGGATTGAACAGTCACGTTCTCCCAGGTGGATCGTATTGCCGTACTTGTCTGCAAGAACTTGAACTTCAACGTGGCGGAAAATTTCTATATATTTTTCAAGGTATACTCCTGGATTACCGAATGCGGCGGCTGCTTCTTTTTGGGTGATTTTGATGCCTTTTACCAGCTCATCTTCATCCCTTGCAACACGGATCCCTTTTCCACCGCCACCTGCTGTTGCTTTTATGATGACTGGGAAGCCGATTTCCTTAGCTACTTTAAGTCCTTCGATTTCATCTTCAACAAGGCCATCGGACCCTGGTACAATTGGGACTCCGGCCTGCTTCATCGTTTCTCTTGCGACATCCTTCGTTCCCATTTTTGAGATTGCATCCGCTGTTGGGCCGATGAATTCAATATTCACTTCTTCGCAAAGTTCAGCGAAGCTTGCATTTTCAGCAAGGAAACCATATCCCGGGTGAATTCCATCACAGCCAGTCAATTTGGCCACGCTAATGATGTTGGAAAAGTTCAAGTAGCTGTCTTTAGAAAGTTTAGGGCCGATGCAATATGCCTCGTCTGCAAGCTCAACGTGCAGAGCTTCACGGTCGGCTTCCGAATAGACTGCCACAGTTTTAATGTCCATCTCTTTGCATGCGCGGATAATTCTTACCGCAATTTCCCCGCGGTTAGCGATTAATACTTTTTTCATTTCTATAACTCCCCTCAGTTTTGTTTGACAAGGAAGAGAGGTTGTCCGTATTCAACCAATTGACCGTCTTCCACAAGAATCTCCACGATTTCTCCGGAAACTTCAGCTTCGATTTCATTGAAGAGTTTCATCGCTTCTACGATACAAACGATTTTCTCTGGGCTAATCGTATCCCCTTTTTTAACATAAGGAGGTGCTTCCGGTGATGAAGACTGGTAGAATGTGCCGACCATCGGAGATGTGATTTTGTGCAAAGATGAATCATCTGCTTGAGCAGGTGTGTTCGATGTAGTCTCGTTGTTTGCAGTTTCAGCCTTATCTTGTCTCGGCTCCTCTTGTTTAACTTCTTGTACTACCGGTGCTGTTTGTTGTTGTTGTACAGATGCCACATTTTTTTGCTCCGTTTGAACATGTGCATTTGAATTACCTTTTTCTAATTTTATCTTAGTGCCTTCTGATTCAAATGTAAATTTCTCAATTGAGGATTGATCGATTAATTTAATGATTTCTCGGATTTCTTGAATTTTCAACATTGACAATTCTCCTGACTCTAATTTTTTCATTACTACTCCTATTTTAGACGTTTTTCGAACATATTGAAATAGATATAGTCGATTTGCTTCGAAAAAGAGTCAGGATAATAAGAAAAAGACCCTTTCAGGGCCTAGTCTAAGAATTATTCCATAAAGTCGACCTGGACAGTACGTGCATTTTCCCAGCTCGTCATTACGTATTGTGTAATTTCTGCTGCCATCTTCGCTGAATGTCCATCTTCTGCAATGACTGTAACATTTACTTTACCGTTATCCATCCGAACAAATGCATCAGGATAACCAAGGTTTCTTATTTGAATTTCCATCATTTCTTCTGCAGATGTTTGTTTGATGAGTTCATTTATTTCTTCATAAGCAGCTATTTTTTCTTCTGCTGACAAATCAGAGGATAACATTTGGTTAGTCAATTGCTCTTTCAGGCTGCTTCTTTCGTGCATCACTGCCATTCTCATTTCCTCAAAGCGCATTGAGTCCGCATACACAGGCTTAATTACTTCATCCGGCTTTGAATTAGTTACTACATCATTATCTCCGAAAATCGCCATTGCATCTAAGTCCATCGGTGCTTCCTTCTTTAAATAATAGAT contains:
- the folD gene encoding bifunctional methylenetetrahydrofolate dehydrogenase/methenyltetrahydrofolate cyclohydrolase FolD, coding for MTAQLINGVAIGKELREEIKQGVSNLKSSNTTPGLAVILVGDNPASKTYVSNKEKSSIEVGIRSEVIKLPATVSENELLEQVEKLNQDDSIHGILVQLPLPEHINEDLVIQKIDPSKDVDGFHPQNVGKMMIGQVAYLPCTPHGIMEMLERTGVEIAGKHVVVIGRSNIVGKPMGQLLLQKDATVTYCHSKTKDLSFYTKQADILIVAIGRAKFVTDEHIKDGAVVIDVGMNRDENGKLCGDVDFEKAKEVASAITPVPGGVGPMTITMLLKNTLQSAELASEKMKSNLHA
- the xseA gene encoding exodeoxyribonuclease VII large subunit, which codes for MTENPYLSVYTLTKYIKRKFEADPYLRNVFVKGELSNVKIHPSGHIYFTLKDDKSRIQSAMFRSAANSLKFKPEEGMNVLITGDVNVFEASGQYQLYVQTMQPDGVGALYLAFEQLKKELAKEGLFDERWKQRLPSLPRKIGVITAQSGAAIRDICSTIARRYPLAEICLFPAVVQGPQAAPSIVEAISSAESYGSIDVLIIGRGGGSIEDLWAFNEEIVARAIFSCRIPIISAVGHETDTTIADFVADMRAPTPTAAAELAVPSREELFDRILDRKRSIYRSFSHQIKQERKRLTTTQQSYPLQFPERLYRPFTEKLANLDDRLLRSKNDITKNRKLKHERLEGMLSFYSPLQRIKEEGRNIDFLTERMTRSIQSDMRKNNDEFNSIIRMLRALNPLDVMERGYSIVYKEGNVINSVKSLEEGSTVQVRLQDGTVEADIKSIKINDKEDGSDE
- a CDS encoding polyprenyl synthetase family protein — protein: MNNELQQFISEKTPLVDAEMNRLIQSENSPTNLKESMLYSVNAGGKRIRPLLVLSVLTDFEKTVSEDALKVACAAELIHTYSLIHDDLPCMDDDDFRRGKPTNHKVYGEATAVLAGDALQTVAFGILASLQHTSPEKIVKLIALLADASGADGMVGGQILDMEGESSTLTLDELEEVHRNKTGALLSFCIEAGAILADANEEELVQLREYATNIGLAFQIQDDILDVTSTTEQLGKTANSDAASEKSTYPSLLGLEGAKHQLEKYHQNAIKCLSFIKKENSMLKHFADYIVHRNV
- a CDS encoding SpoIIIAH-like family protein, with the translated sequence MKANKRTVWFLTLLSLVAVISIYYLKKEAPMDLDAMAIFGDNDVVTNSKPDEVIKPVYADSMRFEEMRMAVMHERSSLKEQLTNQMLSSDLSAEEKIAAYEEINELIKQTSAEEMMEIQIRNLGYPDAFVRMDNGKVNVTVIAEDGHSAKMAAEITQYVMTSWENARTVQVDFME
- the xseB gene encoding exodeoxyribonuclease VII small subunit, whose product is MSNETLRFEEAMTKLEDIVQKLESGDVPLEDAITLYKRGMELSAYCHGKLQDAEEQLITIIDNEGKPTPFNPAKGQDSDE
- the accB gene encoding acetyl-CoA carboxylase biotin carboxyl carrier protein; translation: MLKIQEIREIIKLIDQSSIEKFTFESEGTKIKLEKGNSNAHVQTEQKNVASVQQQQTAPVVQEVKQEEPRQDKAETANNETTSNTPAQADDSSLHKITSPMVGTFYQSSSPEAPPYVKKGDTISPEKIVCIVEAMKLFNEIEAEVSGEIVEILVEDGQLVEYGQPLFLVKQN
- the nusB gene encoding transcription antitermination factor NusB is translated as MKRREAREKAVQTLFQLDNTEMSIEEAITYITESPIDPFYESLVKGTTQYREEIDVVLAEKLENWSLDRLPKIERTVLRMAVYELLHNEDVPHRVVLNEAIELCKQFGDEKSGRFVNGVLSKFEEK
- the dxs gene encoding 1-deoxy-D-xylulose-5-phosphate synthase, with protein sequence MDLTQIANPSFLKKLDKEQMMELAKEIRKFLIHNLSTTGGHIGPNLGVVELTIALHKLFDSPQDKIIWDVGHQAYVHKILTGRAGQFDTLRQYKGLCGFPKMSESAHDVWETGHSSTSLSAAMGMAAARDMVGGSNYVIPVIGDGALTGGMALEALNHIGHLKTNMIVILNDNEMSIAPNVGALHAILGKLRTAGKYNSAKDELEYILKRIPAVGGKVAAAAERVKDSLKYLLVSGVFFEELGFTYLGPIDGHDFTDLERNIQYAKKMEGPVLLHVITKKGKGYRPAENDKIGTWHGTGPYKIETGDFVKSATNAPSWSGLVSETVRKIARDDKRVAAITPAMPVGSKLESFAAEFPERFFDVGIAEQHAATMAAGLATQGMKPFLAIYSTFLQRAYDQVLHDITRQKLNVFIGIDRAGLVGADGETHQGVFDIAFLRHMPNIVIMMPKDENEGQHMVRTALSYDDGPIAMRYPRGNGLGVVMDEKLKTIPIGTWEVLREGTDGTILTFGTTIPMAIEAAETLSRKGIDVKVVNARFIKPLDTDMLDEIFKDGKPIVTVEEAVLAGGFGSAVLEYAHDVSMEHISISRLGIPDEYIEHGSVDRLLEEIDLTCENVVRTMEKAVAKTNVAREIV
- a CDS encoding TlyA family RNA methyltransferase, with protein sequence MTNGQQKERVDVLLVQRGLVETREQAKRSIMAGIVFSAETRLDKPGEKIKIDAPLTVKGAVLKYVSRGGLKLEKALEVFDMTVEDKIVLDIGSSTGGFTDCALQNGAKHCYALDVGTNQLAWKIRSDERVTVMEKTNFRHATPEQFKDGVPEVATIDVSFISLTLILPPLKQILTEGGDVVALVKPQFEAGKDKVGKKGIVREKSVHLEVLQKIADASLRDGFSLQGISYSPVTGGEGNIEFLFHLKSVSEPATSYAQPEFESLIDEAYKAFQ
- the accC gene encoding acetyl-CoA carboxylase biotin carboxylase subunit, which encodes MKKVLIANRGEIAVRIIRACKEMDIKTVAVYSEADREALHVELADEAYCIGPKLSKDSYLNFSNIISVAKLTGCDGIHPGYGFLAENASFAELCEEVNIEFIGPTADAISKMGTKDVARETMKQAGVPIVPGSDGLVEDEIEGLKVAKEIGFPVIIKATAGGGGKGIRVARDEDELVKGIKITQKEAAAAFGNPGVYLEKYIEIFRHVEVQVLADKYGNTIHLGERDCSIQRRMQKLVEEAPSPALTPKIREQMGDAAVKAAKAVNYRGAGTVEFIFDHINQKFYFMEMNTRIQVEHPVTEMITGIDLIQQQLKVAAGEKLEFRQKDIKINGWSIECRINAENPSKNFMPSPGKVTMYMPPGGYGVRVDSAVYNGYSIPPFYDSMVAKLIVHADTREEAVARMKRALDEFIIEGVETTVPFHYNLMNNEVFKSGDFDTKFLEKYSVMD
- a CDS encoding Asp23/Gls24 family envelope stress response protein is translated as MADKTNPSFAGKSSNGDAVLGRVQLAPEVLEVIIGIATNEVEGVATTKGNFATGVAEKFGKVFHGKGVKIDWIEDKLIVDVYCVVQYGYPIPEVATEIQKQIRHAVLNMTSLETKEINVHVTGIDFDVTDDNE